In Hippoglossus hippoglossus isolate fHipHip1 chromosome 24, fHipHip1.pri, whole genome shotgun sequence, a single genomic region encodes these proteins:
- the igf2r gene encoding cation-independent mannose-6-phosphate receptor isoform X1, with protein sequence MFPRCSSGRRLPLGPALWLLACAGCLLARSGAQEAGSSGSSSSLWYQDLCSYKWEANDRINKVSYTLKLCESSPPTGCAPSAAVCAKDLVSGKTQSVGELSLQRLSGTVLDYNSTVKCPENNNNIQTSISFQCGRTMGTPEFVAVSQCVHYFEWRTYSACKNGKFKPHKEVPCYVFDSDGKKHDLNPLIKVNDGYLVDDGDDSIDFYINICRSLNQAEKSCPEGSAACLVTSQGSFSMGSPTKPLELVDSDRLRLQYEVSAGSTPPEICKGHSPAVTITLICPSSRHPGSSPKMTAESHCRYEVEWVTEYACHRDYLESQNCKLTSDQHDISIDLTPLTLSASDPQYYAHSEASDGSENYVYYLSVCGQILNKECGDEPFISSCQVKKNPPMSKVAGRNQNQTLRYSDGDLTLIYPDGDRCSSGLQRMTIINFECNNNASNGGRGNPVFAGETDCTYYFDWDTSFACVKEKEDLLCRVRDGNKHYDLSPLTRYPETDVSGNWEAVDANSPKPDSRFYLNVCHKVVQMGGAAGCPVNSSICVVDKDHGSISLGSFLSSPHKTKIGNDIQLVYTDGNFCINKKTRIQTILTLKCKPGDLESAPVLRSVSEDGCVYELEWYTAAACVLSKTQGDNCKVEDPQAGFSFDLSPLSKDGGSYNLTSGNYDYYINVCGPVKAADCPGKAGACQVEKSSWNLGDANSHLSYYDGLIQLSYTNGSQYNNKEHTLRSTVISFLCDPEAGAGNPQFQVEDKYTYNFHWYTSYACPERPHECLVTDPNTFEQYDLSSLSRSTTSDNWQPMDLSDQKKYYINICRPINAVAGCDRHASVCQMKFVSEQGSRKEVVSISNMGISKGGPTIEGRDRLLLEFTDGSVCMSDGQKLTYTTRIHLVCSRGAGSTGPRFLVYQNCTANFMWETPAACAIRTTKKDSCAVTDPNTGFEFNLQLLASKTGYKTTANGKDFLVNICADVAQCGAGMAGCELEDGHPSSPVGVEKSLQYSTDGLLQLTYKGPLDDPTATRDTFTINFVCDQYSHPGSLKLVREGLSSLASHVVHDVLFEFSTALACVPAPVDCQFSDPHGNKYDLSHLARDGDDSPWIAIDTDSVKSRSFYINVCKPLPPVNKCPIGPLGACGVIDGKSYNLGYVLSTPQLAEDGSISIIYQNGDLCGATSRYSTRIILQCDDNPGSPMFDRKDGCEYVFIWRTSEACPIRKSQGDGCRVRDPKSSYEFDLSSLKGQDYPVRSGQYIYHLSVCEGLQRGVCTKKDTGSETVSSCQADGEKHMIAGMANQILNYVGDQLILNYTNGETCHKIYTRSTEIYFSCHPDRHPGAPEFIKETPDCTYLFSWPTALACVPFRTTSCSYNDGQGHSYDLSPLALDSGNWEVESSSVDTTNRFYINVCRTLTQQGGSWKCPSSAASCMKVGDDYVSLGQVESGPTWDGNVLKLQYSSGQLCPDGQRNRTSIVRFKCDKDRVDSRPTMISALEDCVYTFLWLTAAACPLNSSEHDDCKVTNPATGHLFDLNALTKEGGYTVYGHQDHKKMFRMNICGNVANTGCSPETGVCIKDTSTAVSGGQVSRKLSYRDHVVELTYEGGSPCAANPELKHSSIIHFICRPPNMGSASAEPVLIDSDAETCTHFFSFHTPLICEHPVTCSVQNGSALIDLTPLIHLNGYYTATDEAVDQKDGSSDFYINVCLPLNPIPGVTCPPGSAVCMDPDDGPPMDIGRTTKGPEIDSATGEVNITYYSSTKCAEDLSQNYSSTIIFTCQRGLELGSPRMLKLECVYLFAWATPVVCPDATHTSGCHLNDSQLQFTFDLSALSAEVQVPGPSSMYHISVCGSVAEPACKNSAVCLVSGSGSDTSASSFGISKAMTMDYKHEEQAVLMQYGGGDPCPPLTPAGEVCVFPFIFMKKSYTECTKDGRTEGRKWCASTANYDTDRKWGFCVEASAKRQSSILFTCDQSAGHGSPQLLSETAGCSVTFQWKTNAVCPPRKMECKLVSQHQTFDLRALSSLTKPWKFSHKGDSYYINLCQGIHSGVPACPDGATVCRHTAAGQTHTLGRVYTQKMSYSDGKISVSYSAGDVVCDNGVQAKTVIQLSCGSTVGHPALISVDEASCEFVFGWETRSACAVKQREVEMVNGTIQVPDTGASLSLGSLYFSQHQASGDIRPNGDRYIYHIQLSGITNNSLPSCLGANICQVKLNTAYRRRIGSSSKAKYYVQGGNLDVMVPSESACGREKTKMVSSTIMFHCKPAAGVGIPEFMLETDECQYLFVWHTEAVCGLTTVDAKSYDDDDSAAKAVSRRSHALGVLLSLLLVGVSVCLLGLLLHKRERRELVIQKVSGCCRRGNQVSYKYSKVNIDEEGGEEEMEWLMEELEAPPTSSSSNRGRSNQGNGHITTKPVNSDALRSFTLDEQEDDSEDEVLSVPGVQVLKSKNSAAHRSVFLQEESDEDLVGLLDDSDRKRKSGKPRSSGRGNHGNNTAANMKRDEDDSDEDLLRV encoded by the exons tgccCTGCTACGTGTTTGACTCCGATGGTAAGAAGCACGACCTGAACCCGCTGATCAAAGTGAACGATGGTTACCTGGTGGACGACGGAGACGACAGCATCGACTTCTACATCAACATCTGCCGCAGTCTCA aCCAAGCAGAGAAATCCTGTCCCGAGGGCTCGGCAGCTTGTCTGGTCACCAGTCAGGGCTCCTTCAGCATGGGCTCCCCCACCAAGCCACTGGAGCTGGTCGACAGCGACAG ACTGAGGCTGCAGTACGAAGTGAGTGCTGGTTCGACTCCTCCTGAAATCTGCAAGGGACACAGTCCTGCCGTCACCATCACGCTCATCTGTCCGTCAAGCAGACATCCA GGCAGCTCTCCTAAGATGACAGCGGAGTCTCACTGCCGCTACGAGGTGGAGTGGGTGACGGAGTATGCCTGTCACAGAGATTACCTGGAGAGCCAGAACTGCAAACTGACCAGTGATCAACACGACATCTCTATCGACCTAACTCCGCTCACTCTGAGCG CCTCTGACCCGCAATACTATGCACATTCTGAGGCCAGCGACGGGTCCGAAAACTACGTGTACTACCTGAGCGTGTGTGGACAGATCCTCAACAAGGAATGTGGCGACGAGCCGTTCATATCGTCCTGCCAGGTGAAGAAGAACCCGCCCATGAGCAAAGTGGCTGGAAGAAACCAGAACCAGACGTTACG ttaTTCAGACGGAGATTTGACTCTGATCTACCCGGACGGGGACAGATGCTCTTCCGGGTTACAGAGAATGACCATCATCAACTTTGAGTGCAACAACAACGCAT CCAACGGCGGCCGAGGGAATCCCGTGTTTGCCGGAGAGACGGACTGCACCTACTACTTTGACTGGGACACGTCCTTCGCCTGTGTGAAGGAAAAGGAGGATCTGCTGTGTCGGGTcagagatggaaacaaacactACGACCTCTCACCCCTCACAAGATACCCTG AGACAGACGTCAGTGGAAACTGGGAGGCGGTGGACGCTAACTCTCCAAAGCCGGACTCACGATTCTACCTGAACGTCTGTCACAAAGTCGTCCAGATGGGAGGAGCCGCCGGCTGCCCGGTGAACTCCTCCATCTGTGTCGTGG ATAAGGACCATGGGTCCATCAGCCTGGGAAGCTTCCTCTCGTCGCCCCACAAGACAAAAATAGGGAACGACATCCAACTGGTTTATACTGATGGAAATTTCTGCATCAATAAAAAGACCCGGATCCAAACTATCCTGACCCTCAAGTGCAAACCAG GAGATCTCGAGAGCGCTCCCGTCCTTCGCAGCGTTTCCGAAGACGGGTGTGTGTACGAGCTGGAGTGGTACACTGCCGCCGCCTGTGTGCTCTCGAAAACTCAGGGAGACAACTGCAAAGTGGAGGATCCTCAGGCtg GGTTCTCTTTCGACTTGTCGCCGCTCTCCAAAGATGGCGGCTCCTACAACCTGACGAGTGGAAACTACGACTACTACATCAACGTTTGTGGCCCCGTCAAAGCTGCCGACTGTCCAGGGAAGGCCGGAGCGTGCCAGGTTGAAAAGAG ttcGTGGAATCTTGGGGATGCAAACTCTCATCTGTCATATTACGACGGCCTGATCCAGCTGTCGTACACCAACGGCTCCCAGTACAACAACAaggaacacacactcagatcCACTGtcatctccttcctctgtgATCCAGAAGCAGGAGCTGGAAACCCCCAGTTCCag GTTGAAGACAAGTACACGTATAACTTCCACTGGTACACATCCTACGCATGTCCTGAAAGGCCCCACGAGTGTTTGGTGACAGATCCCAACACGTTTGAGCAGTACGACTTATCCAG CCTGTCTCGCTCCACCACCAGTGACAACTGGCAGCCCATGGATTTGTCCGACCAGAAGAAATACTACATCAACATCTGCCGGCCTATCAACGCTGTGGCCGGCTGCGACCGCCATGCGTCCGTCTGCCAGATGAAGTTCGTGTCCGAGCAG ggCTCTCGGAAGGAAGTTGTGTCCATCAGTAACATGGGGATTTCCAAGGGAGGGCCGACCATCGAGGGACGGGaccggctgctgctggagttcaCAGACGGATCCGTGTGCATGTCTGACGGCCAAAAGCTCACATACACCACACGCATCCACCTGGTCTGCTCCAGGGGGGCTGGG TCGACCGGCCCACGGTTCCTCGTGTACCAGAACTGTACCGCCAACTTCATGTGGGAGACCCCGGCAGCCTGCGCCATCAGAACCACCAAGAAAGAT AGCTGCGCTGTTACAGACCCCAACACCGGCTTCGAGTTCAACCTGCAACTTCTGGCGTCAAAGACGGGATACAAGACGACTGCAAATGGGAAGGACTTCCTG GTGAACATCTGTGCAGATGTAGCACAATGCGGAGCCGGCATGGCTGGCTGTGAGCTGGAGGACGGGCATCCCTCCAGCCCAGTGGGGGTGGAGAAGTCCCTCCAGTACTCCACCGATGGGCTGCTCCAACTCACGTACAAGGGGCCGCTGGACGATCCCACGG CCACTCGAGACACGTTTACCATTAATTTCGTGTGTGATCAATACTCTCACCCGGGCTCATTGAAACTGGTGCGAGAGGGTTTGAGCTCGCTGGCCAGCCACGTGGTCCACGACGTCCTCTTCGAGTTCTCCACCGCTCTGGCCTGTGTCCCTGCTCCAGTGGACTGCCAGTTCAGTg ATCCTCACGGTAATAAGTACGACCTGAGTCACCTCGCCCGGGACGGAGACGACAGCCCCTGGATCGCCATCGACACAGACTCGGTCAAATCGCGCAGCTTTTACATCAACGTCTGCAAACCTCTCCCTCCCGTgaacaaatgtccaa TCGGCCCCTTGGGAGCCTGTGGTGTGATCGATGGTAAAAGCTACAACCTGGGATACGTCCTGTCGACACCACAGCTGGCAGAGGACGGCTCCATCAGCATCATCTATCAGAACGGAGACCTGTGTGGTGCCACGTCCCGATACTCGACGCGCATCATCCTGCAGTGTGACGACAACCCG GGCTCCCCCATGTTCGACCGTAAAGACGGTTGTGAATACGTCTTCATCTGGAGGACGTCTGAGGCCTGTCCCATCAGGAAGTCTCAAG GCGATGGCTGTCGGGTTCGTGACCCAAAGAGCAGCTACGAGTTTGACCTGAGCTCTCTGAAGGGACAAGATTACCCAGTCAGGAGCGGACAGTACATCTACCACCTGTCCGTCTGCGAGGGGCTCCAGAGAGGCGTCTGCACCAAGAAAGACACCGGCAGCGAGACAGTGTCCTCCTGTCAGGCGGatggagaaaaacacatgattgcAG GAATGGCAAACCAGATTCTGAACTACGTGGGAGACCAGCTGATCCTGAACTACACCAACGGAGAGACCTGTCATAAAATATACACTAGATCCACAGAGATTTACTTCTCCTGCCACCCCGACAGACATCCG GGAGCGCCAGAGTTTATCAAGGAGACTCCAGACTGCACCTACCTGTTCAGCTGGCCCACCGCTCTGGCCTGCGTCCCATTCAGAACCACCAGCTGCTCCTACAA CGACGGTCAGGGCCACTCGTACGACCTCTCACCTCTGGCGTTGGACTCTGGGAACTGGGAGGTTGAGTCCTCGTCTGTGGACACGACGAATCGATTCTACATCAACGTCTGCAGGACGCTGACCCAGCAGGGAG GTTCATGGAAGTGTCCCTCCAGTGCAGCGTCCTGCATGAAGGTGGGAGATGACTATGTGAGTCTGGGGCAGGTGGAGTCTGGTCCCACGTGGGACGGAAACGTCCTGAAGCTGCAGTACAGCAGCGGCCAGCTCTGCCCCGACGGACAGCGCAACAGGACGAGCATCGTCCGCTTCAAGTGCGACAAAGACCGAGTG GACTCCCGGCCCACGATGATCTCTGCCCTTGAGGACTGTGTTTACACCTTCCTGTGGTTGACAGCAGCTGCCTGTCCTCTCAACAGCAGTGAACACGACGACTGCAAGGTCACCAACCCAGCTACAG GTCATCTGTTTGACTTGAACGCCCTGACGAAGGAAGGCGGTTACACGGTCTACGGTCACCAGGATCACAAAAAGATGTTCCGCATGAATATCTGTGGAAACGTGGCGAACACCGGCTGCAGCCCTGAAACCG GCGTGTGCATTAAGGACACCAGCACAGCGGTGAGCGGCGGTCAGGTGAGCAGGAAGCTCTCGTACAGGGATCATGTCGTGGAGCTGACGTATGAAGGAGGAAGTCCCTGCGCGGCAAACCCCGAActcaaacacagcagcatcatCCACTTCATCTGCAG ACCCCCGAACATGGGCTCAGCCTCCGCAGAGCCAGTCCTCATCGACTCCGATGCTGAGACCTGCACACACTTCTTCTCCTTCCACACTCCACTGATCTGTGAACATCCT GTGACGTGTTCGGTGCAGAACGGCTCTGCTCTGATAGATCTGACTCCTCTGATTCACCTCAATGGATACTACACAGCCACAG ATGAGGCGGTGGATCAAAAGGATGGATCGTCAGACTTTTACATCaatgtctgtctgcctctgaaCCCAATCCCCGGCGTCACCTGTCCTCCTGGATCTGCCGTCTGTATGGATCCTGATGACGGACCACCAATG GATATCGGGCGAACCACCAAAGGTCCTGAGATCGACAGCGCCACAGGGGAAGTGAACATCACCTATTACAGCTCCACCAAGTGTGCAGAGGACCTGTCACAGAACTACTCTTCAACCATCATCTTCACCTGCCAGAGAGGCCTGGAGCTG GGCTCTCCACGGATGCTGAAGCTAGAGTGCGTCTATTTGTTTGCGTGGGCGACGCCTGTGGTCTGTCCAGATGCCACCCACACCAGCGGCTGCCACCTCAACGACTCCCAGCTCCAGTTTACCTTTGACCTTTCGGCCCTTTCTGCTGAAGTCCAG GTGCCAGGACCCTCCAGCATGTACCACATCAGCGTCTGCGGCTCAGTGGCGGAGCCGGCCTGTAAGAACAGCGCAGTCTGCCTCGTGTCCGGTTCCGGTTCGGACACGTCGGCCTCGTCGTTCGGCATCAGCAAGGCCATGACCATGGACTACAAACACGAGGAGCAGGCGGTGCTGATGCAGTACGGAGGAGGAGATCCCTGCCCGCCAT tgaCCCCTGCTGGTGAGGTGTGTGTCTTCCCCTTCATTTTCATGAAGAAGTCGTACACAGAGTGCACCAAAGATGGGAGGACAGAGGGCAGGAAGTGGTGCGCCTCCACCGCCAACTATGACACGGACAGGAAGTGGGGCTTCTGCGTTGAAg CCTCGGCTAAACGTCAGTCGTCCATCTTGTTTACCTGTGACCAGTCTGCAGGCCACGGCTCTCCACAGCTGCTCTCAGAGACGGCCGGTTGTTCCGTCACTTTCCAGTGGAAGACCAACGCGGTTTGTCCCCCGAGGAAGATGGAGTGCAAGCTGGTCAGCCAGCATCAGACCTTCGACCTTCGAgccctgtcctccctcaccaAGCCGTGGAAGTTCAGCCACAAGGGAGATTC GTATTACATCAACCTGTGCCAGGGGATCCACAGTGGAGTACCAGCTTGTCCAGATGGAGCGACCGTGTGTCGACACACGGCGGCAGGACAGACTCACACCCTGGGTCGAGTTTACACCCAGAAGATGAGCTACTCTG ATGGAAAGATCTCCGTCAGTTACTCAGCAGGAGACGTCGTCTGTGATAACGGCGTGCAGGCGAAGACTGTGATCCAGCTGAGCTGTGGCTCCACTGTTGGACACCCAGCACTcatcag TGTCGACGAGGCGtcctgtgagtttgtgtttggctGGGAGACTCGGTCGGCGTGTGCGGTGAAGCAGCGTGAGGTGGAGATGGTGAACGGGACGATACAGGTCCCTGACACCGGGGCCAGTCTCAGCCTGGGATCCCTCTACTTCAG CCAACACCAGGCGTCTGGAGACATCCGTCCCAACGGCGACCGATACATCTACCACATCCAGTTGTCCGGCATCACCAACAACTCACTGCCCAGCTGCCTCGGCGCCAACATCTGTCAGGTGAAGCTCAACACAGCCTACCGACGCAGGATCGGCTCCTCCAGCAAAGCCAAGTACTACGTTCAAG GAGGAAACCTGGACGTGATGGTGCCCTCGGAGTCGGCGTGTGGCCGCGAGAAAACCAAAATGGTGTCATCCACCATCATGTTCCACTGTAAGCCAGCGGCAGGCGTCGGCATCCCGGAGTTCATGCTGGAGACGGATGAATGCCAGTATCTGTTTGTGTGGCACACGGAGGCTGTGTGTGGTCTGAC AACTGTCGATGCGAAGTCGTACGACGACGACGACAGCGCGGCTAAAGCTGTCTCCAGGCGGAGCCATGCGCTGGGGGTGCTGCTGAGCCTCCTGTTGGTGGGTGTGTCGGTCTGTCTGCTCGGGCTTCTGCTGcacaagagggagagaag GGAGCTGGTGATCCAGAAGGTTTCCGGCTGCTGCAGAAGAGGAAACCAGGTCTCGTACAAATATTCAAAG GTCAACATTGATGAAGAAGGGGgcgaggaggagatggagtgGCTGATGGAGGAGCTGGAAGCCCCTCCCACGTCCTCGTCGTCGAACCGGGGCAGGAGTAACCAGGGCAACGGTCACATCACGACCAAGCCGGTGAACTCAGACGCCCTCCGCTCGTTCACGCTGGATGAGCAGGAGGACGACAGCGAGGACGAGGTGCTCAGCGTCCCGGGGGTGCAGGTGTTGAAGTCGAAAAACTCGGCGGCTCATCGCAGCGTCTTCCTACAG GAGGAGAGCGACGAGGACCTGGTCGGACTCCTGGACGACTCGGACCGGAAGAGGAAGAGCGGCAAGCCTCGCTCATCGGGCCGTGGTAACCACGGTAACAACACGGCGGCCAACATGAAGCGGGACGAGGATGACAGTGACGAGGACCTCCTCAGGgtgtga